The following proteins are co-located in the Vigna unguiculata cultivar IT97K-499-35 chromosome 9, ASM411807v1, whole genome shotgun sequence genome:
- the LOC114163951 gene encoding protein DOWNSTREAM OF FLC-like produces the protein MASRAVLLLALCVLLPAMVAAIRPAKNPLCVKGRVYCDRCRAGFETSATTYIAGAEVILQCKSRTSNEVVYTKKGKTDSSGAYTIYVDEDHADQICNAKLVSSPHPECREVTPGRDEALVILTRFNGIASDDRYANAMGFMSQDVAAGCAEVLRQYQEFDNEN, from the exons ATGGCCTCAAGGGCAGTGTTATTGTTGGCTTTGTGTGTGCTGCTTCCGGCGATGGTTGCGGCCATTCGCCCAGCCAAGAACCCTTTATGCGTGAAGGGTCGCGTCTACTGTGACCGTTGCCGTGCTGGTTTTGAGACCTCTGCAACCACCTACATTGCTG GTGCGGAGGTTATCTTGCAATGCAAGAGCAGGACGAGCAACGAGGTTGTTTACACAAAGAAGGGAAAGACTGATTCCAGTGGAGCATACACAATATACGTGGATGAGGATCATGCAGATCAGATCTGTAATGCTAAGCTTGTAAGCAGTCCCCACCCTGAATGCAGAGAAGTGACCCCTGGCCGTGACGAAGCCCTTGTTATTCTCACCCGCTTCAATGGCATTGCCTCCGACGACAGGTACGCCAATGCCATGGGTTTCATGTCTCAGGATGTTGCTGCTGGCTGTGCTGAGGTCCTCAGGCAATACCAGGAGTTCGACAATGAGAactga
- the LOC114196202 gene encoding FCS-Like Zinc finger 5-like, with amino-acid sequence MLLGKRPRPPMKRTTSMSEITFDLNTTLDEDVQNNPVKGGLGPDPWTKHPPPVGSNGLDQSRVWALVSPRNHRRHSEDSAHTPEFLRVCFLCKRRLVPARDIYMYRGDSAFCSSECREKQMKQDERKDNNKCGVASKKQVAATPSGSQVRSTKGETLVAL; translated from the exons atgTTGTTAGGGAAGAGACCTCGTCCTCCAATGAAGAGAACTACCAGCATGTCAGAGATAACCTTCGATCTCAACACAACCTTGGACGAGGATGTTCAGAACAACCCCGTCAAGGGAGGACTTGGGCCGGACCCATGGACGAAGCACCCACCGCCAGTTGGGTCGAACGGCTTAGATCAGAGCAGGGTTTGGGCCTTAGTTTCACCCAGAAACCATAGAAGGCATTCGGAAGATTCCGCACACACCCCTGAGTTTTTGCGTGTTTGCTTTCTCTGCAAACGCCGTTTAGTTCCTGCTCGTGACATCTACATGTACAG AGGTGACAGTGCTTTCTGCAGTTCAGAATGCCGAGAAAAACAGATGAAGCAGGATGAGCGAAAGGATAATAATAAGTGTGGTGTGGCATCAAAGAAACAAGTTGCAGCTACGCCTTCTGGGTCTCAAGTTAGAAGTACCAAAGGCGAAACCCTTGTTGCCTTGTAG